Proteins encoded by one window of Chloroflexota bacterium:
- a CDS encoding undecaprenyl-phosphate glucose phosphotransferase: MQRRTSWFLGLFTVAVDAAMSAVSFAGAYLLRRVTEYPRPLVPRPFSYYGGMLFIHIVTLLATFFFYRLYHFKPGLSRIDKSYSIMAAVSFGTIASVALTSFVYKNELDYPRAMVIYAWLLSIPLVMIGRLFTDYLHARYRIAHPTKVLIVGAGDVGRMILQKINQSPNLGYQPVGFADDSPGRKEVSGLPVLGSRQQLGFLIREHNIQEVIIGLPEASHEEILDLISQAEREKAAVRVFPDVFQIIASEISIDDLNGLPLLTVRDVALRGWRLALKRAMDIVVSAAMLILLSPLMLLIALLIKLDSPGPVFYAQERMGLDAKPFQMLKFRSMRVDAEKQTGPVWATRNDPRVTRLGTFIRRHSLDELPQFINVLLGDMSLVGPRPERPIFVEQFRQIVPRYMERHKEKAGMTGWAQVNGLRGDTSIVERTKYDLWYIENWSLLLDIKILIKTFFNIFRDKNAY; this comes from the coding sequence GTGCAGCGCAGAACTAGTTGGTTTTTAGGCCTCTTCACAGTAGCTGTGGATGCTGCTATGAGCGCCGTATCCTTTGCTGGCGCCTACCTGCTGCGACGAGTTACGGAATACCCGCGTCCGCTCGTCCCACGTCCGTTCAGCTATTATGGCGGCATGCTGTTCATCCACATTGTGACTCTGTTGGCCACTTTCTTCTTCTACCGACTATATCATTTCAAGCCCGGTCTCTCGCGTATTGATAAATCTTACTCCATTATGGCTGCCGTCTCGTTCGGTACCATTGCTTCAGTTGCCTTGACTTCCTTTGTGTACAAAAACGAGTTGGACTACCCTCGCGCCATGGTCATCTATGCCTGGCTCTTAAGCATCCCTTTGGTCATGATAGGGCGGCTTTTCACCGATTACTTGCACGCCAGGTACCGCATTGCTCATCCTACCAAAGTGCTCATTGTAGGTGCCGGTGATGTAGGGCGGATGATTTTGCAAAAGATCAACCAATCACCCAACCTAGGCTATCAACCGGTTGGATTTGCAGACGACTCACCAGGGCGCAAAGAGGTAAGCGGGTTGCCTGTTCTTGGCTCTCGTCAGCAACTAGGCTTTCTTATCCGCGAGCACAACATACAGGAAGTAATCATTGGCCTGCCCGAGGCTAGCCATGAGGAGATACTGGATCTCATCTCACAGGCCGAACGCGAAAAAGCAGCTGTGCGAGTTTTCCCTGACGTGTTTCAGATCATTGCTTCTGAGATCAGTATTGATGACCTGAACGGGCTGCCGCTGCTCACTGTCCGTGACGTGGCCTTGCGTGGTTGGCGTCTGGCATTAAAACGCGCCATGGACATTGTCGTCAGTGCTGCTATGCTGATTCTTCTCTCGCCGTTAATGTTGCTCATCGCGCTTTTGATTAAACTCGATTCGCCTGGACCAGTATTCTACGCCCAGGAACGCATGGGATTGGATGCAAAGCCTTTTCAGATGCTCAAGTTCCGCTCCATGCGCGTGGATGCAGAAAAACAAACTGGCCCAGTTTGGGCCACCAGAAATGATCCACGAGTCACCCGTCTGGGCACCTTTATCCGCCGCCATTCTCTGGATGAATTACCACAATTCATCAATGTATTGCTAGGGGATATGAGCCTGGTAGGACCCCGTCCAGAGCGTCCTATATTTGTCGAGCAGTTCCGTCAGATTGTGCCGCGTTATATGGAGCGCCACAAAGAAAAAGCCGGCATGACTGGGTGGGCTCAAGTGAATGGTTTACGTGGCGACACCTCCATCGTAGAGCGCACCAAATACGACCTGTGGTACATTGAAAACTGGTCTTTGCTTCTGGATATCAAAATTTTGATCAAGACCTTCTTCAACATCTTTCGCGATAAGAACGCTTACTAA
- the tsaB gene encoding tRNA (adenosine(37)-N6)-threonylcarbamoyltransferase complex dimerization subunit type 1 TsaB: MLLAIDTATRIAGLALYNQDGLQVEQMWRTSDNHTVELMTYVVCACEQQAIAPSDLGAVAVSLGPGSFTGLRVGMSVAKGLALALDIPLLGVPTLDATAYAYSHQPLPVCAVIPAGRGRWCIAFYQALAGTWQRRSEYMLINVDELIAYLKEPTLICGEIDPRLGQALREAVPRQAIIVSPALAMRRTGYLAELAWQRFVAGERDDLSLLSPIYLQHA; this comes from the coding sequence GTGCTGCTGGCAATTGACACAGCTACGCGTATAGCAGGCCTTGCCCTATACAACCAAGACGGCTTGCAGGTCGAGCAGATGTGGAGGACAAGCGATAACCACACAGTGGAATTGATGACCTATGTTGTGTGTGCTTGTGAACAACAGGCAATAGCACCATCCGATCTTGGCGCGGTGGCCGTTTCACTAGGGCCTGGCTCCTTCACTGGATTGCGCGTTGGCATGAGCGTGGCTAAGGGATTGGCTTTGGCTCTGGACATCCCCTTGCTGGGAGTGCCCACCCTAGATGCCACAGCCTACGCTTATTCCCATCAGCCTTTGCCTGTGTGTGCCGTCATTCCTGCTGGTCGGGGGAGATGGTGCATCGCTTTCTATCAGGCACTTGCTGGTACCTGGCAACGTCGTAGCGAGTACATGCTTATTAACGTAGACGAACTCATTGCCTACCTCAAAGAACCGACACTAATCTGCGGGGAAATTGACCCGCGTTTGGGCCAAGCATTGCGCGAGGCAGTGCCCAGACAAGCTATCATTGTTAGCCCGGCTTTGGCCATGCGGCGCACAGGCTATCTCGCTGAACTTGCTTGGCAGCGATTTGTTGCAGGGGAAAGGGATGACTTGTCCTTGCTTTCCCCTATCTATCTGCAGCACGCGTGA
- the rimI gene encoding ribosomal protein S18-alanine N-acetyltransferase, giving the protein MTLADVPEVAALERMIFSLPWSAHAFEYELHYNPMAHFFVARPARTSTSHGEQNNANKTRQQGKIIGYGGFWLILDEAHICTLAVHPNWRGRGIGELLLTHLIDHAIALNAAVLTLEVRVSNSPAQKLYQKYGFMAAGLRKRYYSDNNEDALIMTTELVTSLSFQRRFRALKSSLQQKLAAQLTQTALQC; this is encoded by the coding sequence ATGACTCTTGCCGACGTGCCAGAAGTAGCAGCCCTCGAGAGGATGATTTTCAGTTTGCCTTGGTCGGCTCATGCCTTTGAGTACGAACTGCACTACAATCCAATGGCCCACTTTTTCGTCGCCCGCCCTGCACGGACGAGCACAAGTCATGGCGAGCAAAACAACGCAAACAAAACTCGCCAACAGGGCAAAATAATTGGCTATGGCGGCTTTTGGCTTATCCTGGATGAGGCACACATTTGTACTCTGGCTGTACATCCCAACTGGCGCGGCCGAGGTATTGGCGAGCTACTGCTCACGCACCTGATTGACCACGCCATAGCGCTGAATGCAGCCGTTCTCACCTTGGAGGTAAGGGTCTCGAATTCCCCAGCGCAGAAGCTCTATCAGAAGTACGGTTTCATGGCTGCCGGCCTGCGCAAGAGATACTATTCGGATAACAACGAAGATGCTTTGATCATGACCACCGAGTTGGTTACCTCGCTCTCTTTTCAGAGGCGCTTTCGAGCCCTGAAATCCTCTCTGCAACAAAAGCTGGCTGCGCAGTTGACGCAGACTGCCTTGCAGTGCTAA
- a CDS encoding 50S ribosomal protein L11 methyltransferase — METDSEAAEAVSALFNQYNPSGAVIEEVWLGTRKSPTVRVKTFLSTEQSDVILPKIEEALWHLGQIYPIPSPATRWLSQTDWAEAWKSDYKVQRIGKRIVVKPSWLSYTATPGQIVIELDPGLAFGTGLHPSTRLSLEALEQHLQPGQQVLDVGTGSGILAIAAAKLGAGHVVALDIDDMALQVARENLARNSVQEIVSLQKASLILTSSLDGSSVLPACSASEEVESLVCLMAGPTTKEANHIPKIFNASGLWNGVFDVCVMNITADVIARSAHVMAQCLAMGGTFIVSGIIQPQEDAVCKALSAANLVVRKRRMKKDWVALIGQRPHNGSRRGRKEGKQSGTVR; from the coding sequence GTGGAAACAGATAGCGAGGCGGCAGAGGCAGTGAGTGCCCTATTCAACCAATATAACCCAAGCGGTGCAGTGATCGAAGAAGTGTGGCTGGGAACACGCAAATCTCCTACAGTCAGGGTGAAAACATTCCTCTCAACCGAGCAAAGCGATGTCATCCTACCAAAGATCGAAGAAGCTCTGTGGCACCTAGGACAAATTTACCCCATTCCATCCCCCGCTACACGTTGGCTCTCCCAAACAGACTGGGCAGAAGCTTGGAAATCCGACTACAAGGTACAGCGTATCGGAAAACGCATCGTGGTCAAGCCTTCTTGGCTTTCGTATACGGCCACTCCAGGTCAAATAGTCATTGAACTCGACCCCGGCCTGGCCTTTGGAACTGGCCTTCACCCTTCCACACGTTTGAGCCTGGAGGCTCTCGAGCAGCATCTGCAGCCTGGTCAACAAGTGCTGGATGTAGGCACTGGTTCGGGCATCTTGGCAATTGCTGCGGCTAAGCTGGGAGCAGGCCACGTCGTGGCTTTGGATATTGATGACATGGCTCTACAGGTAGCACGTGAGAACCTTGCTCGCAATTCAGTACAGGAAATCGTATCGCTACAAAAAGCTTCCCTAATCCTCACATCTTCTTTGGACGGGTCAAGCGTATTACCAGCCTGTTCCGCTTCTGAAGAAGTAGAAAGCCTCGTCTGCCTCATGGCAGGTCCGACAACGAAGGAAGCGAACCACATACCAAAGATTTTCAATGCATCTGGGCTTTGGAATGGAGTCTTTGATGTGTGCGTCATGAATATCACCGCCGATGTCATTGCCAGGTCAGCCCATGTAATGGCACAATGCCTGGCCATGGGCGGTACATTCATCGTTTCAGGAATCATTCAGCCACAAGAAGATGCGGTATGCAAAGCTCTATCGGCAGCGAATCTGGTGGTGCGTAAACGTCGCATGAAGAAAGACTGGGTTGCGCTGATTGGACAACGCCCACACAACGGGTCAAGACGAGGTAGAAAGGAGGGAAAGCAGAGCGGCACAGTCCGATGA
- the dnaK gene encoding molecular chaperone DnaK, giving the protein MGKIVGIDLGTTFSVVAVMEGGEPVVIPTSEGERLCPSVVAINPKTGERLVGWVARRQAVTNPENTIFSIKRLMGRKFRDPEVQKAMKRLPYKIIEAPNGDAWVVMGGKSYSPPEISAMILQKLKADAEAYLGEPVTQAVITVPAYFNDSQRQATKDAGKIAGLEVLRIINEPTASSLAYGLDKKKDEQIAVYDLGGGTFDISILSIGEGVFEVISTNGDTFLGGDDFDMRIIDWIADEFKKEHGIDLRQDRMALQRLKEAAEKAKKELSTVMQTEINLPFITADQTGPKHLVMTLTRSKLEQLVGDLVEKTIGPVEQALKDAKLTPADIDEVVLVGGQTRMPLVQETVRRFFGKEPNKSVNPDEVVAVGAAIQAAVLGGEVRDVLLLDVTPLTLGIETLGGVATPIIERNTTIPTRKSQIFSTAADGQTSVEIHVVQGERPMAADNKTLGRFILDGIPPAPRGIPQIEVTFDIDADGILHVSAQDKATGREQKITITASSGLTKEEVERMVREAERHAEEDRRRKEEAEARNNADSMAYTAEKTLRELGDKVPANIRSEVEGKIAAVRSALQGQDIYRIRSTTQELSEALQRIGAAMYQRTGPTSPPPGGESRQEPPDEGTVEGEFREV; this is encoded by the coding sequence ATGGGCAAGATAGTAGGTATTGACTTAGGAACAACATTTTCTGTAGTTGCGGTGATGGAAGGAGGCGAGCCGGTAGTTATTCCCACCTCGGAAGGGGAAAGGCTCTGCCCTTCAGTGGTAGCCATCAATCCCAAGACCGGTGAACGCTTGGTGGGTTGGGTAGCTCGCCGCCAAGCCGTCACCAATCCCGAGAATACAATTTTCTCCATCAAACGCCTTATGGGGCGAAAGTTCAGAGACCCCGAAGTGCAAAAGGCAATGAAGCGCTTACCTTATAAGATCATTGAAGCACCGAATGGAGATGCATGGGTCGTCATGGGTGGCAAATCGTATTCACCACCCGAGATTTCGGCGATGATCCTACAAAAGCTCAAGGCTGATGCGGAAGCATACTTGGGCGAACCAGTCACACAGGCCGTCATTACCGTTCCGGCCTACTTCAACGACTCACAGCGCCAGGCTACAAAGGACGCAGGCAAGATCGCTGGTTTGGAAGTGCTACGCATCATCAACGAGCCTACAGCATCCTCGCTGGCCTATGGGCTGGACAAGAAAAAAGATGAACAGATTGCGGTTTACGACTTGGGAGGTGGCACCTTTGACATCTCCATTCTGAGCATCGGCGAGGGTGTATTTGAGGTGATCTCCACCAACGGTGACACCTTCCTTGGTGGCGATGATTTTGATATGCGCATCATCGATTGGATTGCAGACGAGTTCAAAAAGGAACATGGCATTGATCTACGCCAAGATCGCATGGCTCTGCAACGCCTTAAGGAAGCGGCCGAAAAAGCCAAGAAAGAATTGTCTACCGTGATGCAAACGGAGATCAACCTGCCCTTCATCACTGCGGACCAGACTGGTCCCAAACACTTAGTCATGACCCTGACCCGTTCCAAACTGGAACAATTGGTGGGGGACTTGGTGGAAAAGACTATTGGACCAGTCGAGCAGGCGTTGAAGGATGCAAAGCTCACTCCGGCAGATATTGATGAGGTCGTGCTAGTCGGTGGCCAGACACGCATGCCACTGGTACAAGAGACCGTACGCAGGTTCTTCGGCAAAGAGCCCAATAAGAGCGTCAACCCAGATGAAGTGGTGGCGGTGGGTGCGGCTATCCAGGCTGCTGTGCTAGGTGGTGAGGTCAGGGATGTATTGCTGCTCGACGTCACGCCATTGACCTTGGGCATCGAGACCCTGGGCGGCGTTGCCACCCCCATTATCGAGCGCAATACCACCATCCCCACGAGGAAGAGTCAGATTTTCTCCACAGCGGCCGATGGCCAAACCAGTGTGGAGATCCATGTGGTACAGGGTGAGCGCCCAATGGCGGCTGACAACAAAACCCTTGGCCGCTTTATCCTAGATGGCATCCCGCCAGCGCCGCGCGGCATCCCGCAGATCGAGGTAACATTTGACATTGATGCCGATGGCATCTTGCATGTTAGCGCGCAGGACAAGGCGACTGGCCGCGAGCAGAAGATTACCATCACTGCATCTAGCGGACTCACCAAGGAAGAAGTGGAGCGCATGGTACGCGAAGCCGAGCGCCACGCGGAGGAAGACCGTCGGCGCAAAGAAGAGGCCGAAGCGCGCAACAATGCCGACTCAATGGCTTATACCGCAGAGAAGACGCTGCGGGAACTGGGCGATAAGGTGCCAGCCAATATACGCAGCGAGGTAGAAGGCAAAATCGCCGCTGTGCGCTCCGCCCTGCAAGGCCAGGATATCTACCGTATCCGCAGTACCACGCAGGAATTGAGCGAGGCTTTACAGCGTATCGGGGCAGCGATGTACCAACGTACTGGCCCTACTTCGCCCCCACCTGGTGGAGAAAGCCGGCAAGAGCCACCGGATGAAGGCACAGTCGAAGGAGAATTTCGAGAAGTATAA
- the hrcA gene encoding heat-inducible transcription repressor HrcA yields MMEELSQRQQEILGVVVREYIAMARPVGSEIICQRYSLGVSPATIRNEFAELTELGYLMQPHTSAGRVPTAKGYRYFVEKLMEESELPLSEQLMIRHQFHQISLDLDQWMRLAAAVLARTAQSASLIAVPQARQARFRHVELISISELTGLMILVLQDSSVHQQMMVFSKPVAQEDLSRVSNKLNQQFANLDAHQAQATIQAKIYPEEETLEAEVSKRIVELMQSHEAQGTREIYRDGLVHILRQPEFVEIERARQVLQILEQDNTLQAILSEAQLANGIQVIIGNESKWAELRDCSLVLSGYGLPGEANGILGVLGPMRMPYGRAVSVVRYVASLMNDLLHRLYGA; encoded by the coding sequence ATGATGGAAGAACTATCTCAAAGACAACAAGAAATTTTGGGCGTTGTTGTGCGCGAATATATTGCGATGGCCAGACCGGTCGGTTCCGAGATTATTTGCCAGCGTTATAGCTTGGGCGTAAGCCCTGCGACAATCCGCAATGAGTTTGCCGAACTGACCGAATTGGGCTATCTCATGCAGCCTCATACCTCAGCCGGCCGCGTGCCGACGGCAAAGGGCTATCGTTATTTCGTTGAGAAGCTCATGGAAGAGTCAGAATTGCCCTTGTCGGAGCAACTCATGATCCGACATCAATTTCACCAGATTAGTCTCGATCTGGACCAATGGATGAGACTGGCTGCTGCCGTACTAGCCCGCACGGCCCAGAGCGCCTCTCTGATCGCCGTGCCGCAGGCCCGGCAAGCGCGCTTCCGCCATGTCGAACTCATCTCTATTAGTGAACTGACGGGCTTGATGATCTTGGTGCTGCAAGATAGCTCCGTACACCAGCAAATGATGGTGTTCAGCAAACCTGTAGCTCAGGAGGATTTGAGTCGCGTCTCGAACAAACTGAATCAACAGTTTGCCAATCTCGATGCACATCAGGCACAGGCAACAATACAGGCCAAGATTTATCCCGAAGAAGAGACTCTCGAGGCCGAAGTCAGCAAACGCATTGTGGAACTGATGCAATCCCATGAAGCCCAAGGCACTCGTGAGATCTACCGCGATGGCCTGGTGCACATCCTGCGTCAACCCGAGTTTGTCGAGATCGAACGAGCGCGACAGGTCCTGCAAATCCTGGAACAGGATAATACACTACAGGCTATTTTGAGCGAAGCCCAATTGGCCAATGGCATTCAGGTAATCATTGGCAACGAAAGCAAATGGGCGGAGCTTAGGGATTGCAGTCTGGTCTTGTCTGGATATGGCTTGCCTGGCGAAGCGAATGGCATTCTAGGCGTGTTGGGTCCCATGCGCATGCCGTATGGGCGAGCCGTCTCTGTAGTGCGTTATGTTGCTAGCCTGATGAACGACTTGCTGCACCGTCTGTACGGAGCATGA
- a CDS encoding response regulator, whose product MNQSSRALMPCRILLVDDEQEILDILVRVLRPAGYEVDTASNGQAALQRIAYQDYDLIITNIRMPVLDGRAFYRQLCALYPHLSQRVVFCTGDTADVATQSFLNCTGAPVIFKPFQLSTVLEMVSYKLAVCRAPIPVPPSQRSQTEAVVLPTT is encoded by the coding sequence ATGAACCAATCTTCTCGTGCTTTGATGCCATGCAGGATATTGCTCGTTGATGATGAGCAGGAGATCCTCGATATCTTGGTACGAGTGCTGAGACCGGCAGGGTACGAAGTGGACACGGCTAGCAATGGGCAGGCGGCCCTGCAAAGGATAGCGTATCAGGATTATGACCTGATCATTACCAACATTAGGATGCCCGTTCTGGATGGGCGGGCATTCTATCGCCAATTGTGTGCTTTGTATCCCCACTTGAGCCAGCGCGTCGTCTTCTGTACCGGTGATACAGCTGATGTGGCCACGCAAAGCTTTTTGAACTGCACCGGCGCCCCGGTAATCTTCAAGCCGTTCCAACTGAGCACCGTGTTGGAAATGGTATCGTACAAGTTGGCTGTATGCCGCGCCCCGATTCCAGTCCCGCCCTCACAGCGGTCTCAAACAGAGGCAGTCGTTTTGCCAACGACTTGA
- a CDS encoding DUF5317 domain-containing protein → MTAFAIQALFIYQKPIHKSIGVWGWQEILFMVSHLLLLATVWANRHLPGVKLIGLGLLLNFIVMVVNGGWMPVTPEAVVKVGHTGLVPSLESGTRVYSSKNIILPRERTKLQFLSDVLVLARPFPIPTVFSIGDILVAAGVFLLIQGAMLGHVGSAGADKTV, encoded by the coding sequence GTGACAGCGTTTGCCATTCAAGCCCTCTTTATTTACCAAAAGCCGATACACAAAAGCATTGGCGTCTGGGGATGGCAAGAGATACTCTTTATGGTGTCGCATCTATTGTTGCTGGCGACTGTTTGGGCAAACCGCCATCTGCCCGGAGTCAAACTAATCGGACTGGGTTTGCTGCTGAACTTTATCGTGATGGTTGTTAACGGGGGCTGGATGCCGGTTACTCCTGAGGCAGTGGTTAAGGTAGGACATACTGGACTTGTCCCTTCCTTGGAATCTGGTACACGCGTATATAGCAGCAAGAACATTATCTTGCCAAGGGAGCGGACGAAATTGCAGTTTCTATCTGATGTCTTGGTCTTGGCCAGGCCCTTCCCAATCCCAACGGTTTTCAGCATCGGGGATATATTGGTTGCAGCGGGTGTCTTTTTGCTCATACAAGGAGCGATGTTGGGACATGTGGGAAGCGCTGGCGCCGATAAAACGGTTTAG
- a CDS encoding 16S rRNA (uracil(1498)-N(3))-methyltransferase, with translation MDNAHTTGQDEVERRESRAAQSDDVRHSAMLLCPFHMHRFFIPPTWLQGNKVTLSGSVVHQIRDVLRLRPGDVITVLDDSGWEYEVRLTEVEQAQITGLIERKVLTRTEPRTKITLYQSLLKGDKFEWVLQKGTELGVVEFVPMVSDRCVIGSVEEVSKAKFERWQRITLEAAEQSRRARLPRLHTPLLFPQACERARRTDLAVLPWEEEKTRTLRSMLTASDPASIKVQGKNVIIRKPFSISIIVGPEGGFTAREIDQARRYGIAPVTLGPRILRAETAALAAVTIILYQLEDM, from the coding sequence TTGGACAACGCCCACACAACGGGTCAAGACGAGGTAGAAAGGAGGGAAAGCAGAGCGGCACAGTCCGATGACGTGCGACACTCGGCAATGCTTCTCTGCCCTTTTCACATGCACCGCTTTTTTATACCTCCCACCTGGCTACAGGGTAATAAGGTTACCCTTAGCGGCTCAGTAGTGCACCAAATCCGTGATGTCTTGCGCCTCAGGCCAGGCGACGTCATCACAGTCCTGGATGATTCGGGCTGGGAATATGAAGTGCGCTTGACCGAGGTCGAGCAGGCACAAATAACTGGCCTGATCGAACGAAAAGTGCTCACACGCACAGAGCCCAGGACCAAGATCACCCTGTATCAGAGCCTGCTCAAGGGCGATAAATTCGAATGGGTGCTCCAAAAGGGCACAGAACTGGGCGTGGTCGAATTCGTGCCAATGGTCTCAGATCGCTGTGTGATTGGTAGTGTAGAGGAAGTGAGCAAGGCCAAGTTCGAGCGCTGGCAGAGGATCACCTTGGAAGCAGCAGAGCAATCGCGGCGTGCTCGTCTGCCGCGATTGCACACGCCATTGCTCTTTCCCCAGGCCTGTGAACGAGCTCGGCGAACCGATCTGGCGGTGTTGCCTTGGGAAGAGGAGAAAACACGAACGCTGCGCTCCATGTTAACTGCCTCGGACCCTGCATCTATCAAAGTACAGGGTAAGAATGTGATCATTCGCAAGCCATTTTCCATTAGCATAATTGTGGGCCCTGAAGGAGGTTTTACGGCGCGGGAAATTGACCAAGCTCGTCGCTACGGCATTGCTCCGGTCACCCTGGGCCCACGCATCCTGCGTGCCGAGACTGCTGCTTTGGCTGCAGTTACGATTATCCTATACCAACTTGAGGACATGTAG
- the grpE gene encoding nucleotide exchange factor GrpE, with protein MSEEEKSQVEKTAEQNQPSEFKADATETTAPAEEQTRDIESLQQEMEKQKKLAEYHLTQWKRTAADLENYRKRVDRERAEWLKFGQADLITKLLAILDDFERAFQTMPAALNSLTWIEGLALIERKLRLIMEQQGLKEIEAVGKPFDPSVHQAVKQEENTTYPDGQVIAIVQRGYTLHDRVLRPAMVVVSKNTQNNKAAEETRAAEQADNQEEHSTTK; from the coding sequence ATGTCTGAAGAAGAGAAAAGCCAAGTAGAAAAAACTGCTGAACAGAATCAGCCCTCAGAATTCAAAGCAGACGCAACGGAGACAACTGCACCGGCTGAGGAACAAACTCGGGATATCGAGTCGCTTCAGCAGGAAATGGAGAAACAAAAGAAACTGGCTGAGTATCATCTAACGCAATGGAAACGCACGGCAGCGGATCTGGAGAATTATCGCAAGCGCGTGGATAGGGAGCGGGCAGAATGGCTCAAGTTTGGTCAGGCTGACCTGATCACTAAGCTACTCGCGATACTGGACGACTTTGAGCGCGCATTCCAGACAATGCCTGCTGCGTTGAATAGCCTTACCTGGATCGAGGGCTTGGCTCTCATCGAGCGCAAGTTGCGCCTCATCATGGAGCAACAGGGCCTCAAAGAAATCGAGGCGGTGGGCAAGCCCTTCGATCCTTCTGTGCATCAAGCAGTCAAACAGGAGGAAAACACTACCTACCCAGATGGCCAGGTGATTGCTATCGTACAAAGAGGTTACACTCTACACGATCGAGTGCTCCGCCCGGCCATGGTAGTAGTATCCAAAAACACACAGAACAACAAAGCAGCAGAAGAAACCCGTGCTGCTGAGCAGGCAGACAACCAAGAGGAACATAGTACAACCAAGTAA
- the dnaJ gene encoding molecular chaperone DnaJ, producing the protein MGTKRDYYDILGVDRNASTDDIRKAYRRLARMYHPDVNKSPEAEERFKEINEAYEVLSDEQKRLAYDRFGHSGVEGGLGDFAGFPDLSDIFESFFGGFAGTRTQKGPRAGEDLRADLSLSFEEAVFGVEKELEIEQLALCPTCNGTGAEPGSRPTRCPECGGTGQVRRVRSSIFGSFVNVSTCPICQGEGKVISNPCPECRGQQRVRRRKRITVTIPPGVDDGMRIRLAGEGNAGINGGPPGHLYVFVSVKPHRYFRRKENDIHLNITINMVQAALGDEITVPTLDGDVKLTIPAGTQTGQSFIIKERGVPYLRRNGRGDQVVTVFVATPTNLTAEQKRLLRELSKTMGKEAILQDNRNVFEKLKDAFRI; encoded by the coding sequence ATGGGTACAAAGCGTGACTATTATGATATATTGGGCGTAGATCGCAATGCCAGCACGGACGATATCCGTAAGGCTTACCGTCGACTTGCCCGCATGTATCATCCTGATGTGAACAAAAGCCCCGAAGCCGAAGAGCGCTTCAAAGAGATCAACGAAGCATACGAAGTTCTCAGCGATGAGCAGAAACGGCTGGCTTATGACCGCTTTGGACATAGCGGGGTAGAGGGCGGCTTGGGCGATTTCGCTGGCTTCCCCGACCTGAGCGATATCTTCGAGAGCTTCTTCGGTGGCTTTGCTGGCACGCGTACCCAAAAGGGGCCTCGCGCGGGCGAGGACCTCCGCGCTGACTTGTCCTTGTCCTTCGAGGAAGCCGTGTTCGGCGTCGAGAAGGAGCTGGAAATCGAGCAGCTCGCGCTCTGCCCGACATGCAATGGCACTGGTGCCGAGCCAGGCTCCCGTCCCACCCGTTGTCCCGAATGCGGGGGGACAGGCCAAGTACGTCGAGTGCGTTCGTCCATTTTCGGCTCATTCGTCAACGTTTCCACATGCCCAATTTGCCAAGGAGAGGGAAAAGTCATCTCTAATCCTTGTCCTGAATGTCGCGGACAACAGCGGGTTCGTCGCAGAAAACGCATCACGGTAACGATCCCACCAGGTGTAGATGATGGCATGCGCATTCGCCTCGCTGGCGAAGGCAACGCAGGCATCAATGGAGGTCCTCCGGGTCATCTCTATGTTTTTGTCTCGGTAAAACCTCATCGCTACTTCCGGCGGAAAGAAAATGACATCCATCTGAACATCACCATCAACATGGTTCAGGCTGCTTTGGGCGATGAAATCACCGTTCCCACCCTCGATGGTGATGTGAAACTGACCATCCCGGCAGGTACTCAAACAGGACAGTCTTTTATCATCAAGGAAAGAGGTGTACCGTATTTACGTCGTAATGGTCGGGGAGATCAAGTGGTGACCGTCTTTGTGGCCACTCCCACCAACTTGACCGCAGAACAGAAACGGTTGTTGCGTGAACTTTCCAAAACCATGGGCAAGGAGGCTATCCTCCAAGACAACCGCAACGTGTTTGAAAAGCTCAAAGATGCGTTTCGCATCTAA